In Arthrobacter sp. SLBN-83, one DNA window encodes the following:
- a CDS encoding RNA-binding S4 domain-containing protein, whose amino-acid sequence MTSLPSSPASVRIDAWLWAVRAYKTRSAATAACRAGHVRLNGSPSKASATLVTGDTVTVRMPGYERILEVRRLIAKRVGAEAASHCFTDHTPPRPVLPALGLPQRDRGAGRPTKKDRREMERLRGPA is encoded by the coding sequence ATGACCAGCCTTCCTTCCTCCCCCGCCAGTGTCCGGATCGATGCCTGGCTGTGGGCCGTGCGCGCTTATAAGACGCGTTCTGCCGCCACCGCAGCCTGCCGCGCGGGGCATGTCCGCCTGAACGGCAGCCCATCCAAGGCGTCGGCGACGTTGGTGACCGGCGATACCGTCACCGTCCGCATGCCTGGCTACGAACGCATCCTCGAAGTGCGGCGGCTCATCGCCAAACGCGTGGGAGCCGAGGCCGCGTCGCACTGTTTTACCGACCACACTCCCCCGCGGCCCGTTCTGCCGGCACTTGGGCTTCCCCAGCGCGACCGCGGCGCTGGGCGGCCCACCAAGAAGGACCGCCGCGAAATGGAGCGGCTGCGGGGACCTGCGTGA
- a CDS encoding YchJ family protein, translated as MCLSGEPYSQCCGRFHSGRAQAATAEQLMRSRYTAFVQLDEDYLLRTHHPSTAPAGLDLDPAMEWRRLDIVATSNGGPFDTEGRVEFKAYYRHGNDRGVLHEDSRFVREDGRWFYVDGDILA; from the coding sequence ATGTGCCTGTCCGGGGAGCCGTACTCCCAGTGCTGCGGCCGGTTCCATTCGGGCCGGGCCCAGGCGGCGACGGCGGAGCAGCTCATGCGGTCCCGCTACACCGCATTTGTCCAGCTGGACGAGGATTACCTCCTGCGCACACACCACCCCTCCACTGCGCCGGCGGGCCTGGACCTGGATCCGGCCATGGAGTGGCGCCGCCTGGACATCGTGGCCACCAGCAACGGCGGCCCGTTCGATACCGAGGGAAGAGTGGAGTTCAAGGCCTACTACCGGCACGGCAACGACCGGGGCGTCCTGCACGAGGACAGCAGGTTCGTCCGCGAGGACGGCCGGTGGTTCTACGTGGACGGCGACATCCTCGCCTGA
- a CDS encoding thermonuclease family protein → MKKLIIASLAATGLVAGSFAAGAAANAGTGTVVRVVDGDTLVVSINNGDHTIRLLNIDTPETKDPNQPVECLGPEASKYLEGLLPKGTQVRLEFDAERHDKYGRTLAGVFTADGSLVNAKIAQQGLGIPVEYGGNRKFLPPVQAAYEEARAAKSGLFSESIGCTLPAQLAETTKGLETATEASPATTSAAAGTAAGVLASKVAAAKALRKVLNGDKATERALLWAGLSTAVLAKQVSNLDKKITAAEKKAEDTTTLKATLEATERRAEEERKTAEARAVAERKAAEERAAAEKKAADEAAAAEAAAKAAADEAARKAAAEAERLLNLPAPAPNPAPYVAPAPQPYVPPVATTKYTGPRCYAPGGKTWRPC, encoded by the coding sequence ATGAAGAAACTCATAATCGCTTCACTGGCAGCCACTGGCTTGGTCGCAGGATCATTTGCTGCAGGTGCAGCTGCCAACGCTGGTACCGGCACCGTTGTCCGAGTCGTCGACGGGGACACCCTGGTAGTTTCCATCAACAACGGCGACCACACGATCCGACTGTTAAATATCGACACTCCTGAGACCAAGGACCCGAACCAACCGGTCGAGTGCCTCGGGCCGGAGGCCTCAAAGTACCTTGAGGGCCTGCTGCCGAAGGGAACCCAGGTCAGGCTCGAGTTCGACGCCGAGCGCCACGACAAGTACGGCAGGACTCTCGCCGGAGTCTTCACAGCCGACGGGTCTCTGGTCAACGCCAAAATCGCGCAGCAGGGACTGGGAATTCCAGTCGAATACGGCGGCAACAGGAAGTTCCTGCCGCCCGTGCAGGCAGCCTACGAAGAGGCCAGGGCTGCCAAGAGCGGGCTCTTCTCTGAGAGCATCGGCTGCACACTTCCTGCGCAGTTGGCTGAGACAACGAAGGGCCTCGAGACGGCCACCGAGGCATCACCGGCAACCACCTCTGCCGCGGCAGGTACGGCTGCAGGCGTCCTCGCGAGCAAAGTGGCAGCGGCCAAGGCACTCCGAAAGGTCCTTAATGGGGACAAAGCCACTGAGCGGGCCCTATTGTGGGCCGGACTTTCCACTGCCGTGCTCGCGAAACAAGTGTCCAACCTGGACAAGAAGATCACTGCCGCGGAGAAGAAGGCAGAAGACACGACAACGCTAAAAGCGACCTTGGAAGCAACGGAAAGAAGAGCCGAGGAAGAGCGCAAAACGGCTGAGGCCAGGGCCGTGGCCGAACGGAAAGCGGCAGAGGAGCGCGCTGCCGCGGAAAAGAAGGCAGCAGACGAGGCTGCTGCGGCTGAGGCAGCTGCGAAAGCTGCAGCCGATGAAGCAGCCCGGAAAGCGGCAGCTGAGGCCGAACGTTTACTTAATCTGCCTGCACCGGCACCAAACCCGGCGCCTTACGTTGCGCCGGCCCCGCAACCGTACGTTCCGCCTGTCGCCACGACCAAGTACACGGGCCCGCGCTGCTACGCTCCCGGCGGCAAGACCTGGCGGCCGTGCTGA
- a CDS encoding sulfite oxidase, with the protein MNYSNQQSTRQEPAPAPSPATQPASGPLTREELQLAARNHSMPLEALRRDVTPPGLHYVLTHFDIPELDGSSWHLRIGGAVERALELGMAALRRDPAITVPVTLECAGNGRSLLEPRPLSQPWVLEAVGTAHWTGVPLAYLLGKAGVLPDAVEVVFTGADAGIQGGVPQRYARSLPIREALRPDVVLAYQMNGADLPPQHGYPLRLVVPGWYGMASVKWLESIEVVRTPFRGFQQEVAYRYQDSADDAGTPVSRIRVRSLMVPPGVPDFFSRQRFLRAGPVMLEGRAWSGEGTVTAVDVGIDGTWLPAHLDKPAGGYAWRRWSLPWVANPGEHVLSCRATDITGATQPLEQNWNFQGMGNNVVQQVTVTVE; encoded by the coding sequence ATGAATTACAGCAACCAGCAGTCAACCCGGCAGGAGCCGGCGCCGGCGCCGTCACCGGCCACGCAGCCTGCGTCCGGCCCGCTCACCCGGGAGGAACTGCAGCTCGCCGCCCGGAACCACTCCATGCCACTGGAGGCGCTCCGCCGCGACGTCACCCCGCCCGGGCTCCACTACGTGCTGACGCACTTCGACATTCCGGAGCTCGACGGTTCGTCCTGGCATTTGCGGATCGGCGGGGCCGTAGAACGCGCCCTGGAACTGGGCATGGCGGCGCTCCGCAGGGACCCTGCCATCACCGTGCCCGTCACCCTCGAGTGCGCAGGGAACGGCCGGTCGCTCCTTGAGCCCCGGCCCCTCAGCCAGCCGTGGGTCCTGGAGGCGGTGGGCACGGCCCACTGGACCGGGGTTCCACTGGCCTACCTCCTTGGCAAGGCGGGCGTACTTCCGGACGCGGTGGAGGTGGTCTTCACCGGAGCCGACGCCGGGATACAGGGCGGCGTCCCCCAGCGCTACGCACGCAGCCTGCCGATCCGCGAGGCGCTGCGTCCCGACGTCGTCCTTGCCTACCAAATGAACGGCGCCGACCTGCCGCCGCAGCATGGCTACCCGCTGCGGCTGGTGGTCCCGGGCTGGTACGGGATGGCCAGTGTGAAGTGGCTGGAGTCCATCGAGGTGGTTAGGACGCCCTTCAGGGGCTTCCAGCAGGAGGTCGCGTACCGCTACCAGGACTCCGCGGACGACGCCGGCACGCCGGTTTCGCGGATCAGGGTGCGTTCGCTGATGGTTCCGCCGGGTGTTCCGGACTTCTTCTCCCGGCAACGGTTCCTGCGTGCGGGCCCGGTCATGCTGGAAGGCAGGGCATGGTCCGGCGAAGGTACCGTGACCGCCGTCGACGTGGGGATCGACGGCACCTGGCTGCCCGCCCACTTGGACAAGCCGGCGGGCGGCTACGCGTGGCGGCGGTGGAGCCTGCCCTGGGTGGCGAACCCCGGCGAGCACGTCCTTTCCTGCCGCGCCACGGACATCACGGGTGCCACCCAACCACTGGAGCAGAACTGGAATTTCCAGGGGATGGGCAACAACGTGGTGCAGCAGGTGACCGTGACTGTGGAGTGA
- a CDS encoding cytochrome c oxidase assembly protein: MPPLEILMSSWQLDWAATAFVVVAGVLYGWGMRSAAGRGQGWPVWRAVAFYVLGLGSFVVLTCGFTGVYGAEQRWAFTIKISMLLFVVPLLIGLGKPLTLARAALPARGIGTLNTVLASRPVRFVSNSFGAPLLGLVLFSTFLTPMFYTLRTNPVAGALLTLGVPLLGMLMALPIIEESDFQRSSAYLTLEFMFVFIELLIDAIPGILLSLNGQVLDHAMSVPNPQWWFRDAFQDQQFAGNLLWFICEVVDLPLIILMFIRFSRSDKREAGVFDELTDEQLSELHRQHLRGPH; encoded by the coding sequence GTGCCACCCCTTGAGATCCTGATGTCCTCCTGGCAACTCGACTGGGCTGCAACTGCCTTCGTCGTTGTGGCCGGCGTCCTGTACGGGTGGGGAATGCGGTCAGCCGCCGGCCGAGGCCAAGGCTGGCCTGTCTGGCGGGCGGTTGCGTTCTACGTCCTGGGCCTGGGCTCGTTCGTCGTCCTGACCTGTGGGTTCACTGGCGTCTACGGCGCGGAGCAGCGGTGGGCATTCACCATCAAGATATCCATGCTGCTCTTTGTCGTTCCGCTGCTTATCGGGCTGGGAAAGCCCCTCACCCTTGCCCGGGCGGCCTTGCCGGCCAGGGGAATAGGCACCCTAAACACTGTCCTGGCCAGCCGGCCTGTCCGGTTCGTCAGCAACTCATTCGGTGCGCCGCTGCTGGGCCTGGTGCTCTTTTCCACGTTCCTGACTCCCATGTTTTACACACTCCGGACAAATCCCGTGGCCGGCGCACTCCTCACCCTCGGTGTTCCGCTGCTTGGCATGCTGATGGCCCTCCCCATCATCGAGGAGTCGGACTTCCAGCGGTCCAGCGCGTACCTGACCCTGGAATTCATGTTCGTCTTCATCGAACTGCTGATCGACGCGATCCCCGGAATCCTGCTCAGCCTGAACGGCCAGGTGCTCGACCACGCAATGTCAGTGCCCAACCCCCAGTGGTGGTTCAGGGATGCGTTCCAGGACCAGCAGTTTGCGGGAAACCTGCTCTGGTTCATCTGCGAAGTTGTGGACCTCCCACTGATCATCCTCATGTTCATCCGCTTCTCACGGAGCGATAAGCGGGAAGCTGGAGTCTTTGATGAGCTGACAGACGAACAGTTGAGCGAGCTGCACAGGCAGCACCTGCGCGGCCCGCACTAG
- a CDS encoding uracil-DNA glycosylase, translating to MTIDWDEKKALLQEPNIAKVTQLCDELMEKKPGSTVPYIDPVHDEDECRIISLQASPGKGTESGFVSHNNDDEAARRATQIYELAELDPRYVMPWNAYPWVRESGSPSALSVQEKTDGLRPFRQFLKINSRVSAIIAHGTDASTFLTLFEKTYHSSLKNNGIKIYKATALGGRAFAVSEAKQEELLAKNVETYRDAMQRAGIQHL from the coding sequence GTGACGATTGATTGGGACGAAAAAAAGGCCCTGTTACAGGAACCGAATATCGCGAAGGTAACCCAGCTTTGCGACGAATTGATGGAAAAGAAGCCCGGTTCCACGGTCCCCTACATCGACCCCGTACACGACGAAGATGAGTGCAGGATCATTAGCCTCCAGGCCAGTCCCGGCAAGGGGACCGAGTCCGGATTTGTTTCCCACAACAACGACGACGAAGCGGCCCGCCGGGCAACCCAGATTTACGAGCTCGCTGAACTGGACCCCCGCTACGTCATGCCTTGGAACGCTTACCCCTGGGTCCGCGAGAGCGGCAGTCCCTCGGCCCTGAGCGTCCAGGAGAAGACCGATGGGCTCCGCCCGTTCCGGCAGTTCCTCAAGATCAATTCGCGTGTCTCGGCCATCATCGCGCACGGTACGGATGCGTCCACGTTCCTGACCCTGTTCGAGAAGACCTACCACTCCTCGCTGAAGAACAACGGAATCAAAATCTATAAGGCCACCGCCCTTGGCGGCAGGGCCTTTGCTGTTTCAGAGGCAAAGCAGGAAGAGCTCCTGGCCAAGAACGTGGAGACCTACCGGGATGCCATGCAGCGGGCCGGCATCCAGCACCTCTAG
- a CDS encoding DedA family protein, whose translation MTGFIDGLLNVSPIVAYIAVFCLVFAEDAIFVGFIIPGETAAVLGGVVASRGEVQLGTMMALVVLAAIIGDSVGYEVGKHLGTRLVKTKVLARYSRKVENAQEFLRRKGGSAVFLGRFTAFLRAVMPALAGTSRMPYGRFLAYNAAGGIVWGIGFVLLGFLAGNSYEAVAQAVGRDLAVVIAAVAVVALIAWHLRSRRRQQRRRAAAQRQD comes from the coding sequence ATGACGGGCTTTATCGACGGACTCCTGAACGTCAGCCCGATCGTGGCGTACATAGCCGTCTTCTGCCTGGTCTTCGCCGAAGACGCCATTTTCGTCGGTTTCATAATTCCAGGTGAGACGGCGGCCGTCCTCGGCGGCGTAGTGGCCAGCCGCGGTGAGGTGCAACTGGGAACCATGATGGCCCTGGTGGTGTTAGCCGCCATCATTGGCGACAGCGTGGGCTACGAGGTAGGCAAGCACCTGGGGACCCGGCTCGTGAAAACAAAAGTGCTGGCACGATACTCGCGCAAGGTGGAGAATGCGCAGGAATTCCTCCGGCGCAAGGGCGGATCCGCCGTTTTTCTGGGCCGCTTCACCGCCTTCCTGCGCGCCGTCATGCCTGCCCTGGCCGGAACGTCCCGGATGCCCTACGGCCGGTTCCTTGCCTACAACGCTGCGGGCGGCATTGTTTGGGGCATCGGCTTCGTGTTGCTGGGCTTCCTCGCCGGCAATTCCTACGAGGCCGTAGCCCAGGCAGTGGGCCGGGACCTCGCCGTCGTCATCGCAGCAGTTGCCGTGGTGGCGCTCATCGCCTGGCACCTTCGCTCACGACGGCGGCAGCAACGGCGGCGCGCGGCGGCCCAGCGGCAGGACTAG
- a CDS encoding asparaginase, whose amino-acid sequence MPSPVFSAAHTAAPAELALPQHTPLVAAIRDGLVESVHYGSAVALGADGSVAATAGDPLAPFYPRSALKPLQAVAMIRAGLELPADLLALAAASHSGAAAHRDGALRILELHGLAPTDLENSTDLPYGTAEREDWLRTGGSATQITQNCSGKHAAMVATCKINGWPVRGYLDPSHPLQQLVAATVIDLTGEEPAGVSTDGCGTPLFALTLGGMARAFGRIAQAAAASLEGKNDDGSPEAAVGLAMQQHPEMVAGEGRDVTALMRLVPGTVAKDGFEGVQLVGLPDGGAVAVKISDGGDRARMPATVRLLESLGVDTGPLAGLATSPVLGGGHPVGQLLATDFLNPSFLNTNQSTPDNEAL is encoded by the coding sequence ATGCCATCCCCTGTGTTTTCTGCTGCCCACACTGCTGCCCCGGCCGAGCTGGCCCTGCCGCAGCACACCCCGCTGGTCGCCGCCATCCGCGACGGCCTGGTGGAGAGCGTCCATTACGGCTCCGCCGTTGCCCTTGGCGCTGATGGTTCAGTGGCGGCAACTGCTGGCGATCCTTTGGCACCCTTCTACCCGCGCTCCGCGCTCAAGCCTCTCCAGGCGGTGGCCATGATCCGCGCCGGACTTGAACTCCCGGCTGACCTCCTGGCCCTGGCCGCTGCAAGCCATTCGGGCGCGGCGGCGCACCGCGACGGCGCCCTGCGCATCCTCGAACTGCACGGGCTCGCCCCCACCGACCTGGAAAACAGCACCGACCTGCCCTACGGCACGGCGGAGCGGGAGGACTGGCTCCGCACCGGCGGCAGCGCCACGCAGATCACCCAAAACTGCTCGGGGAAGCATGCCGCCATGGTGGCCACCTGCAAGATCAACGGCTGGCCGGTACGTGGCTACCTTGACCCGTCCCACCCGCTGCAGCAGCTCGTGGCGGCAACTGTCATCGACCTAACCGGTGAGGAGCCCGCCGGTGTAAGCACCGACGGCTGCGGCACCCCGCTGTTCGCCCTAACTCTGGGTGGCATGGCCCGCGCCTTCGGCCGGATTGCCCAGGCGGCCGCGGCCTCCTTGGAAGGAAAGAACGACGACGGCAGCCCGGAAGCCGCCGTCGGGCTCGCCATGCAGCAGCACCCGGAGATGGTGGCAGGAGAAGGCCGCGACGTCACCGCGCTGATGCGCTTGGTCCCCGGCACCGTGGCCAAGGACGGCTTTGAGGGAGTGCAGCTGGTGGGTCTGCCCGACGGCGGCGCCGTGGCCGTAAAGATTTCCGACGGCGGCGACCGCGCCCGGATGCCCGCCACCGTCCGCCTGCTGGAGTCGCTGGGAGTGGATACCGGGCCGCTCGCCGGCCTCGCCACATCCCCCGTGCTGGGCGGCGGCCACCCTGTGGGCCAGCTCCTGGCCACCGACTTCCTGAACCCTTCTTTCCTGAACACCAACCAGTCCACGCCCGACAACGAAGCCCTGTGA
- a CDS encoding FadR/GntR family transcriptional regulator, translating into MNLSDSRTAGQPVVRPLARLSAAEAVFNTIREDIESGAIPVGSKLSSEATLSQQYGVSRSVIREALRSCTALGLTVTRTGKGTFVVASKVANDLTLGQYSARDLTEARPHIEIPAAGLAAERRTAEELEILRGIVAAMAVETDPESWVALDSSFHATIARASGNKVFASVVADIRDALAHQSETLNMVADRQHASDIEHQQILAAIESGSAEKARAAMAHHLEAVGVALDSILNN; encoded by the coding sequence GTGAACCTGTCAGACAGCCGGACAGCAGGACAGCCTGTAGTCCGCCCCCTTGCCCGGCTGAGCGCCGCCGAGGCGGTGTTCAACACCATCAGGGAGGATATCGAGTCCGGCGCCATCCCGGTGGGGAGCAAGCTAAGCTCGGAGGCCACCCTTTCGCAGCAGTACGGAGTCAGCCGCTCGGTGATCCGGGAAGCCCTCCGCTCCTGCACTGCCCTGGGGCTGACGGTTACCAGGACCGGCAAGGGCACGTTCGTCGTCGCCAGCAAGGTGGCCAACGACCTCACCCTGGGACAGTACTCGGCACGCGACCTCACAGAAGCGCGCCCGCACATTGAAATCCCGGCCGCGGGACTGGCGGCTGAACGGCGCACTGCGGAGGAACTGGAAATCCTCCGCGGTATTGTCGCCGCCATGGCCGTGGAAACCGATCCCGAGTCCTGGGTGGCCCTGGACTCCAGCTTCCACGCCACCATCGCCCGCGCCAGCGGCAACAAAGTGTTCGCGAGCGTCGTGGCCGACATCCGGGACGCCCTGGCACACCAGTCCGAGACACTGAACATGGTGGCGGACCGCCAGCACGCCTCCGACATTGAGCACCAGCAGATCCTTGCCGCCATCGAATCCGGCTCCGCGGAAAAGGCCCGCGCCGCCATGGCCCACCACCTGGAAGCCGTGGGCGTCGCCCTGGACTCCATCCTCAATAACTAG
- a CDS encoding HNH endonuclease: MNEQIRGLEDLKCLAGARQADTAVAFDLQQRREQAAAGVPANEQGAGVAAQIALARRESPAKGSRLLGLAKTLPGMPHTFAAFRSGLLNEWRVTLVVKETICLSPEDRAGVDEELAADTGALDGMGDKAVIAAVRAAAYRRDPASVAKRAARAVGERCVSLRPAPDTMAYLTALLPVAQGVAAYAALAKDADDTARLAGDDRSRGQVMADTLVERVTGTPGGINGVEIQLVMTDRTLLQADAEPARLPGYGTIPAAWARELTLTNPPTTRTPATASDAGPGHAGPDETVSDARVSAADPEEHTGLETQELNLWVRRLYTAPGTNELVAMDSKARIFPAGLKRFLQIRDDTCRTPYCDAPIRHHDHITAWHNGGPTTAVNGQGLCEACNHTKETRGWTAKPVPGPRHTVTTTTPTGHTYHSTAPPLPGAPVRGAPVHNQAVRPFSGTPPILGACHPLRS, encoded by the coding sequence ATGAACGAGCAGATCCGCGGCCTTGAGGACCTGAAGTGCCTGGCCGGTGCACGCCAGGCCGATACCGCTGTTGCTTTTGATCTTCAGCAGCGGCGGGAGCAGGCCGCGGCCGGTGTCCCTGCTAATGAGCAGGGTGCCGGGGTGGCTGCGCAGATCGCGCTCGCGCGGCGGGAGTCCCCGGCTAAGGGTTCCCGGTTGCTGGGCCTGGCCAAGACCCTTCCCGGGATGCCCCATACGTTCGCCGCGTTCCGGTCCGGCTTGCTGAACGAGTGGCGGGTCACGCTGGTGGTGAAGGAAACCATCTGCCTCTCCCCGGAGGACCGGGCCGGGGTGGATGAGGAACTCGCCGCCGATACCGGCGCCCTGGACGGCATGGGAGACAAAGCCGTAATCGCCGCGGTCCGTGCGGCGGCGTACCGGCGGGATCCCGCCTCGGTTGCGAAGCGGGCTGCCCGGGCCGTGGGTGAGCGGTGCGTGAGCCTGCGCCCGGCCCCGGACACCATGGCCTACCTGACCGCGCTGCTCCCGGTCGCCCAGGGTGTCGCCGCGTACGCCGCCCTGGCCAAAGACGCCGACGACACTGCCCGGTTGGCCGGGGATGACAGGTCGCGGGGGCAGGTCATGGCCGACACCCTCGTCGAGCGCGTCACCGGCACCCCGGGCGGGATCAACGGGGTGGAGATCCAGCTCGTCATGACCGACCGCACCCTCCTCCAAGCCGACGCCGAACCCGCCCGGCTGCCCGGTTACGGCACCATCCCCGCAGCCTGGGCCAGGGAACTCACCCTCACCAACCCACCAACCACACGAACACCCGCCACAGCCTCGGATGCGGGACCCGGTCATGCAGGTCCCGACGAAACCGTCAGTGACGCAAGGGTCAGCGCGGCGGACCCGGAAGAACACACAGGGCTGGAGACGCAGGAGCTCAACCTCTGGGTCCGGCGGCTCTACACCGCACCCGGCACAAATGAGTTGGTGGCGATGGACTCCAAAGCACGGATCTTCCCGGCCGGCCTGAAACGCTTCCTCCAGATCCGGGACGATACCTGCCGGACCCCGTACTGCGACGCCCCGATCAGGCACCACGACCACATCACCGCCTGGCACAACGGCGGACCCACCACCGCCGTCAACGGCCAAGGCCTCTGCGAAGCCTGCAACCACACCAAAGAAACCCGCGGCTGGACGGCAAAACCCGTCCCCGGCCCACGCCACACCGTCACAACCACCACCCCAACCGGCCACACCTACCACTCCACCGCCCCACCACTCCCCGGAGCTCCGGTTCGCGGAGCCCCGGTGCACAACCAAGCAGTCAGACCATTCTCAGGAACGCCACCTATTCTTGGCGCGTGCCACCCCTTGAGATCCTGA
- a CDS encoding SDR family oxidoreductase — translation MASPSELPELAVTGSTGGLGGMVARELAASGFAQRLLVRDAVRAPQLDGAHAVVCSYGDGAASRQALEGAKVLFMVSAAESEDRLQQHYAFVDAAAEAGVEHVVYTSFYGAAPDATFTLARDHYATEERIKASGMEYTLLRDNFYLDFLPLMTGDDGVIRGPAGDGVFSGVAREDIARCAYAVLRDPAIHKGMTYNLTGPEELTMAQAAEVLSTGTGRTVRYQPETLEEAYASRASYGAPQWQLDAWVSTYTAMAAGEMAGLSPDVHGLTGQDPISLAEFLTRPVL, via the coding sequence GTGGCGTCCCCGTCGGAACTGCCGGAGCTTGCGGTCACCGGCTCCACCGGAGGCCTGGGCGGCATGGTGGCGCGGGAGCTTGCCGCGTCCGGTTTCGCCCAGCGCCTGCTGGTGCGCGACGCCGTGCGGGCGCCGCAGCTGGACGGCGCGCATGCGGTGGTGTGTTCCTACGGGGACGGCGCGGCCTCCCGGCAGGCCCTGGAGGGAGCGAAAGTCCTGTTCATGGTGTCCGCCGCGGAGTCCGAGGACAGGCTGCAGCAGCATTACGCGTTCGTGGACGCCGCTGCGGAGGCCGGAGTGGAGCACGTGGTGTACACGTCCTTCTACGGCGCGGCGCCGGATGCCACCTTCACCCTGGCCAGGGACCACTACGCCACGGAGGAGCGGATCAAGGCGTCCGGGATGGAATACACCCTCCTGCGCGACAACTTTTACCTGGACTTCCTGCCGTTGATGACCGGGGACGACGGCGTGATCCGCGGACCTGCCGGTGACGGCGTCTTTTCGGGGGTGGCGCGGGAGGACATCGCACGCTGCGCCTACGCGGTGCTGCGCGATCCAGCCATCCATAAGGGCATGACGTACAACCTCACCGGGCCGGAAGAGCTGACCATGGCGCAGGCCGCCGAGGTGCTCAGTACCGGGACCGGGCGGACCGTGCGCTACCAGCCGGAGACGCTGGAGGAAGCCTACGCATCCCGGGCCTCCTACGGGGCTCCGCAGTGGCAGCTGGATGCCTGGGTCAGCACTTACACGGCCATGGCAGCAGGCGAGATGGCAGGGCTTTCGCCGGACGTCCACGGGCTGACCGGCCAGGACCCCATCAGCCTCGCCGAGTTCTTGACGCGGCCGGTGCTGTAG
- a CDS encoding aldo/keto reductase family protein, producing the protein MEFRYLGNSGFKVSEITFGNWLTHGSQVENDVATQCVRAALDAGISTFDTADVYANTAAETVLGEALKDERRESLEIFTKVFGPTGPKGKNDLGLSRKHIMESINGSLRRLQTDYVDLYQAHRYDFETPLEETMQAFADIVRQGKALYIGVSEWTAEQLREGHKLSKELGFQLISNQPQYSMLWRVIEAEVVPASEELGVSQIVWSPMAQGVLSGKYQPGQPAPEGSRATDEKGGAKMIQRWMRDDVLAAVQELKPIAQEAGLTMPQLAVAWVLQNPNVASAIVGASRPEQIADSVGAAGVKLEAEVLKRIDDAIGGLAERDPAQTKSPATREA; encoded by the coding sequence ATGGAATTCAGATACCTCGGAAACAGCGGCTTCAAAGTCTCGGAAATCACGTTCGGCAACTGGCTGACACACGGCTCGCAGGTGGAGAACGACGTCGCCACCCAGTGCGTGCGGGCGGCCCTCGACGCCGGCATCAGCACCTTCGATACAGCAGACGTCTACGCCAACACGGCCGCGGAGACCGTCCTGGGCGAGGCCCTGAAGGATGAGCGGCGCGAGTCCCTGGAAATCTTCACCAAGGTCTTCGGCCCAACCGGTCCCAAGGGCAAGAACGATCTGGGCCTGTCCCGCAAGCACATCATGGAATCCATCAACGGTTCGCTGCGCCGGCTGCAGACGGATTATGTGGACCTGTACCAGGCCCACCGCTACGATTTCGAAACGCCGCTGGAAGAAACCATGCAGGCGTTCGCTGACATCGTCCGCCAGGGCAAGGCGCTGTACATCGGCGTGAGCGAGTGGACCGCGGAGCAGCTCCGCGAAGGCCACAAGCTGTCCAAGGAACTGGGCTTCCAGCTCATCTCCAACCAACCGCAGTACTCCATGCTCTGGCGCGTCATCGAGGCCGAGGTGGTTCCGGCGTCGGAAGAACTGGGCGTGTCCCAGATTGTCTGGTCCCCCATGGCACAGGGCGTCCTCAGCGGCAAGTACCAGCCCGGCCAGCCAGCTCCCGAGGGCAGCCGCGCCACGGACGAAAAGGGTGGCGCCAAGATGATCCAGCGGTGGATGCGGGATGACGTGCTGGCAGCCGTGCAGGAACTGAAGCCGATTGCCCAGGAGGCAGGGCTGACCATGCCGCAGCTGGCCGTCGCCTGGGTGCTGCAGAACCCCAACGTGGCGTCCGCCATCGTGGGTGCGTCCCGGCCCGAGCAGATCGCCGACAGCGTGGGCGCCGCCGGCGTGAAGCTGGAGGCGGAGGTCCTCAAGCGGATCGACGACGCCATCGGCGGCCTCGCAGAACGGGACCCGGCACAGACCAAGTCGCCGGCCACACGGGAAGCGTAA